One stretch of Corynebacterium auriscanis DNA includes these proteins:
- the ettA gene encoding energy-dependent translational throttle protein EttA, with protein sequence MGEFIYTMKNVRKAHGEKVILDNVTMAFYPGAKIGVVGPNGAGKSSILKIMAGIDQPSNGEAFLDPGATVGILQQEPPLNEEKTVRENVEEGMGEIFQVRQRYEAIAEEMATNYTDELMEEMTQLQEQIDAADAWELDSKIEQAMEALRCPPSDEPVTHLSGGERRRVALAKLLLSEPDLLLLDEPTNHLDAESVLWLEQHLANYNGAVLAVTHDRYFLDHVAQWICEVDRGKLYPYEGNYSTYLETKAKRLEVAGKKDQKLQKRLKEELAWVRSGAKARQAKNKARLQRYEEMAAEAEQYKKLDFEEIQIPTPPRLGNQVVEVKDLQKGFDGRVLIKDLSFTLPRNGIVGVIGPNGVGKTTLFKTIVGLEEPDAGEVKIGQTVQLSYVDQNRANIDPEKTVWEVVSDGLDYIHVGQNEMPSRAYLSAFGFKGPDQQKPSKVLSGGERNRLNLALTLKQGGNLILLDEPTNDLDVETLSSLENALQNFPGCAVVISHDRWFLDRTCTHILAWEGNVAEGQWYWFEGNFEDYEKNKVDRLGAEAARPHRVTHRKLTR encoded by the coding sequence GTGGGCGAGTTCATCTACACCATGAAGAACGTGCGCAAGGCGCACGGCGAGAAGGTCATTCTCGATAACGTGACCATGGCGTTCTACCCGGGCGCCAAGATCGGCGTGGTCGGTCCTAACGGTGCCGGTAAGTCCTCTATTTTGAAGATCATGGCTGGTATCGATCAGCCTTCGAATGGTGAGGCGTTCCTCGACCCCGGTGCTACCGTTGGCATCCTGCAGCAGGAGCCACCTTTGAATGAGGAGAAGACCGTTCGCGAGAATGTCGAAGAGGGCATGGGCGAGATCTTCCAGGTTCGTCAGCGTTACGAGGCGATCGCCGAGGAAATGGCGACCAACTACACGGACGAGCTCATGGAGGAAATGACCCAGTTGCAGGAGCAGATTGATGCTGCCGATGCGTGGGAACTGGATTCCAAGATTGAGCAGGCCATGGAGGCGTTGCGTTGCCCGCCATCCGATGAGCCAGTGACACACTTGTCTGGTGGTGAGCGCCGCCGCGTAGCATTGGCGAAATTGCTGCTCAGCGAGCCAGATTTGCTGCTGCTCGACGAGCCTACTAACCACTTGGATGCGGAGTCCGTGCTGTGGCTGGAGCAGCACCTGGCGAACTACAACGGCGCTGTTTTGGCCGTGACTCACGACCGTTACTTCCTGGATCACGTGGCCCAGTGGATTTGTGAGGTCGACCGCGGCAAGCTGTACCCATACGAGGGTAACTACTCCACTTACTTAGAGACCAAGGCCAAGCGTCTCGAGGTTGCAGGTAAGAAGGACCAGAAGCTGCAGAAGCGCTTGAAGGAAGAGCTGGCCTGGGTGCGCTCCGGTGCCAAGGCCCGTCAGGCGAAGAACAAGGCTCGTCTGCAGCGCTATGAAGAGATGGCTGCGGAGGCGGAACAGTACAAGAAGCTTGATTTCGAGGAAATTCAGATTCCAACCCCACCGCGCCTGGGTAATCAAGTTGTTGAGGTTAAGGATCTGCAGAAAGGCTTTGATGGCCGCGTGCTCATCAAGGACTTGTCCTTCACCCTGCCTCGTAACGGCATCGTGGGTGTGATTGGCCCTAACGGCGTGGGTAAGACCACCCTGTTCAAGACCATCGTCGGTCTAGAAGAGCCCGACGCAGGTGAGGTCAAGATTGGCCAGACCGTGCAGCTCAGCTACGTTGACCAGAACCGCGCGAACATTGATCCAGAGAAAACCGTGTGGGAAGTTGTGTCCGACGGCTTAGATTACATTCACGTGGGTCAGAACGAAATGCCATCCCGTGCGTACCTGTCCGCCTTCGGATTCAAAGGGCCGGATCAGCAGAAGCCATCCAAGGTCCTATCCGGTGGTGAGCGCAACCGCCTAAACTTGGCGCTGACCCTGAAGCAGGGCGGAAACCTGATCCTGCTGGATGAGCCGACTAACGACCTGGATGTGGAAACCCTGTCCAGCTTGGAAAACGCGCTGCAGAACTTCCCGGGCTGCGCCGTTGTGATCTCCCACGACCGCTGGTTCTTGGATCGCACTTGTACCCACATTCTCGCGTGGGAGGGCAATGTTGCCGAGGGGCAATGGTACTGGTTCGAGGGTAACTTTGAGGATTACGAGAAGAACAAGGTCGATCGCTTGGGTGCCGAGGCCGCTCGTCCGCACCGCGTTACGCACCGTAAGCTGACGCGCTAG
- a CDS encoding anti-sigma factor codes for MNTEDALNRAPEPLEPSEDLFASIMKHIDEEDARVVPGGIAPGEPTPTELTPTGPTSTGPTPNGPTFTEPTPQPDFKAQPRRGLILLAAATVAILAGSMVVLPQLTNQSEQNTVAEQPTSPSHTPTGPATGVDQMHDIMAAKDLRTADINGHGMSIAIVASDTMGKAGAMVQGTPSVDDGMGAQVWAIMSDGTAKSAGVIDRNPHSDVWMPLPAGTMRVTITEEPGTGSQSPSGQMLSSEDVS; via the coding sequence GTGAACACTGAAGACGCACTCAACCGCGCACCTGAACCCCTCGAGCCCTCGGAAGACCTCTTCGCATCCATCATGAAACACATTGATGAAGAAGATGCACGGGTGGTTCCTGGCGGCATTGCGCCCGGTGAACCCACCCCGACCGAACTCACCCCAACCGGGCCCACATCTACTGGGCCTACCCCTAACGGGCCCACTTTTACCGAGCCCACCCCGCAGCCAGATTTCAAGGCCCAACCGCGTCGAGGGTTAATCCTCCTCGCCGCGGCCACCGTAGCGATTCTGGCTGGAAGCATGGTGGTTCTCCCGCAGCTGACCAACCAGTCAGAACAAAACACCGTGGCAGAACAACCCACTTCCCCATCGCATACCCCCACGGGCCCTGCCACCGGGGTGGACCAAATGCACGACATCATGGCGGCAAAAGACCTCCGCACCGCAGATATCAATGGCCACGGAATGTCCATCGCGATCGTTGCAAGCGACACGATGGGTAAAGCTGGCGCTATGGTCCAAGGCACCCCTTCCGTCGATGACGGCATGGGTGCACAAGTTTGGGCAATCATGAGCGACGGCACAGCTAAATCTGCGGGCGTGATTGACCGCAACCCTCACTCCGATGTCTGGATGCCCCTGCCCGCGGGCACCATGCGCGTCACCATCACGGAAGAACCCGGCACCGGCAGTCAGTCCCCATCGGGGCAGATGTTGTCCTCCGAGGACGTCTCTTAG
- a CDS encoding single-stranded DNA-binding protein: MATVHLAGRLTREPELKFRNSANGRTLVLLNLALNHRYQDANGNWSEGEPTFVEVQCWGKLANNVLDCMGKGMSVLVIGRLIQSNWEAELNGEKVKRSVLRVKASHVGPDLNWQRAKAIKDEDFGEFEARGTETARAAEKAAGGSEDNEERELVGAGVGAQSGNSLGGNEEDNSSKPPF, translated from the coding sequence ATGGCGACCGTTCATTTGGCAGGGCGGCTCACGAGGGAGCCGGAACTCAAATTTAGGAATTCAGCCAACGGGCGCACGTTGGTGCTACTCAACCTCGCACTGAATCACCGCTACCAAGATGCTAATGGTAACTGGTCGGAAGGCGAGCCAACCTTTGTCGAGGTGCAGTGCTGGGGGAAGTTAGCGAACAACGTGCTGGACTGCATGGGCAAGGGAATGTCGGTCCTGGTAATTGGCCGGTTGATCCAGAGCAATTGGGAAGCCGAGTTGAATGGCGAAAAGGTCAAGCGTTCGGTACTGCGCGTGAAGGCCAGCCACGTGGGGCCTGATCTGAATTGGCAGCGAGCGAAAGCGATCAAGGATGAGGATTTCGGGGAGTTTGAAGCCCGTGGTACGGAAACCGCGCGAGCCGCAGAGAAAGCAGCGGGTGGCAGCGAAGACAACGAGGAGCGTGAATTGGTTGGCGCGGGCGTGGGAGCCCAATCCGGTAACTCGTTGGGGGGAAATGAGGAGGACAATAGCTCGAAGCCACCATTCTAG
- a CDS encoding TSUP family transporter, with amino-acid sequence MMDTAPPVIGALVAGAFSAGLVDAIVGGGGLILIPLLMIALPTVPEPSIIATNKVASVSGTSTAAISFLRRVKVDKSLLTWAVPLALACSAGGALMVSVVNSAILRPIIIVLLLAVGTYVALKPSFGESSAITQRKAISRRRWFLALMVIGLISAYDGFFGPGTGTFLIISLTALLSRSFLESVAMTKVINVSTNVGALCVLAATGNIMWLLGFVLAIANICGSVAGARLVISRGTGFIRIMLLIVVVAMAGKLTYDLFNG; translated from the coding sequence ATGATGGACACCGCTCCTCCCGTCATTGGGGCCCTCGTTGCGGGGGCTTTCAGTGCGGGATTGGTAGATGCCATCGTTGGTGGTGGTGGCCTGATCCTCATTCCCTTGTTGATGATTGCGCTTCCCACGGTGCCCGAGCCCAGCATCATCGCCACCAATAAAGTGGCATCCGTCAGCGGTACATCAACCGCGGCGATCTCGTTTCTGCGACGAGTGAAGGTGGATAAATCCCTCCTGACATGGGCTGTTCCACTGGCGCTGGCGTGTTCAGCGGGCGGCGCGTTGATGGTTTCCGTGGTCAACAGTGCGATACTGCGGCCCATCATCATCGTTTTATTGCTTGCCGTGGGAACCTACGTGGCGTTGAAACCCTCCTTTGGCGAAAGCTCCGCGATTACGCAGCGCAAGGCCATCTCGCGCCGGCGCTGGTTCCTAGCACTGATGGTGATCGGGTTAATTTCCGCCTACGACGGGTTCTTCGGTCCGGGAACAGGGACGTTCCTCATTATCAGCTTAACGGCGCTTCTCAGCCGATCATTTTTAGAATCGGTTGCAATGACCAAGGTCATCAATGTTTCCACCAATGTTGGCGCCCTCTGCGTATTGGCGGCTACCGGGAATATCATGTGGCTGCTGGGATTTGTCCTTGCGATAGCAAATATCTGCGGATCGGTAGCCGGAGCGCGGCTGGTGATTTCGCGTGGAACGGGCTTCATTCGAATCATGCTGCTGATCGTGGTGGTGGCGATGGCTGGGAAACTAACGTACGACCTTTTCAACGGTTAG
- the orn gene encoding oligoribonuclease, with protein sequence MTSTSEHTTPNQISKNDRIVWVDCEMTGLDPDQHVLVEIAAIVTDANLNLLDEGIDLVIHASEDELSRMDSFVSKMHGNSGLTDQIRESTLSVSEAEQHVLEYIKRFVPLSRTAPLAGNSIATDRTFIARYMPDLNEFLHYRMIDVSSIKELARRWYPRVYNGQPDKGLAHRALADIKESIRELAYYRAALFPAESPSSEEVHNAAATASENYPI encoded by the coding sequence ATGACCAGCACGTCGGAGCACACCACTCCAAACCAGATTTCCAAAAACGATCGCATTGTATGGGTGGATTGCGAAATGACGGGGCTGGATCCCGATCAACACGTGCTGGTGGAGATTGCCGCGATCGTCACGGATGCCAACCTTAACCTGCTCGATGAAGGCATTGACCTGGTCATACATGCCAGCGAGGATGAACTGTCCCGGATGGATAGCTTCGTGTCGAAGATGCATGGCAACTCTGGGCTAACGGATCAAATCCGCGAATCCACATTGAGCGTCTCCGAAGCCGAGCAGCACGTGCTCGAGTACATCAAGCGATTCGTCCCCCTCAGCCGTACGGCGCCACTGGCTGGCAATTCGATCGCAACGGACCGCACCTTCATCGCACGCTACATGCCGGACCTCAACGAGTTCTTGCACTACCGGATGATCGACGTATCCAGCATCAAGGAACTGGCGCGTCGCTGGTACCCACGGGTCTACAACGGGCAGCCTGATAAAGGCCTGGCCCACCGCGCACTGGCTGACATCAAAGAATCCATTCGCGAACTGGCGTACTACCGAGCGGCGCTTTTCCCCGCAGAGTCCCCCTCAAGCGAAGAAGTGCACAACGCAGCCGCGACGGCTAGCGAGAATTACCCTATTTAA
- a CDS encoding cytochrome c oxidase assembly protein, whose product MSETGNATSSTTTGAEESSTRDLVDKNTAAKKRTSAKPTLFYVVAAVVAGIVGAAIGYSFLGESLAILGIPDPGELTTIGLPFVRSAVTLVAFLGIGSFMMAAFGAPPRKDGYLDLDGYKASRTGTWSMVVWGLGALALVPLYLSDVSGQPLSVAVDPTFWETALSQVSAARVWLWVAAFAFVVAIFSATTRKWIWQPVYFAISILSLIPLGLEGHSASGGNHDYGVNSLLWHLVLTAVWVGGLMALVAHAKRRGEHLAVIVERYSFIALCAIIGIAISGLINAAIRLKFSEWFTTQYGLVITAKAVLTIVLAYCGWLHRRKVIPLLQAAEAKGDRTSISDAQRRPFIRLALVEVLIMAATIGVAVSLSRIPPPIELQLDLTPQDLLLGFRLEEPPSVANYFTMFRLDLVFGVGALILQWIYTWAWLSLKKRGIDWPLSRLFWWTLGNATLFWATSSGLGMYSMAMFSPHMLQHMILSMAVPVFWVLGGPMTLLLRALPPAGRNGVPGPREWLVVFINNPVSRFLTNPIVAGIQFVIGFYYLYLSSLFNVIGDNHGGHLFMMIHFIISGYIFYWVIIGVDAAPRQLSPFIKMLTLFAVVVFHAWFGIAMMQMATPLNLEFYKQLDFPFPVDFAEEQNKGGGIAWALGEIPLLVVTAAHGVQWMRTDRKEAARHDRREERTGGEELEAYNAMLQGLAEGRGDFGNAEYYSADYHDQEVQGALHTKRHPAKKRGQVDKNE is encoded by the coding sequence ATGTCTGAGACTGGCAATGCGACTTCATCTACAACGACGGGCGCGGAAGAATCGTCGACTCGCGACTTGGTGGATAAGAACACCGCTGCCAAGAAGCGTACCTCCGCTAAGCCCACGCTGTTTTACGTGGTGGCGGCAGTTGTCGCCGGCATCGTCGGCGCCGCGATCGGGTATAGCTTTCTGGGGGAATCCCTAGCGATTCTCGGTATTCCAGATCCCGGAGAGCTCACGACCATCGGGTTGCCGTTTGTGCGCTCGGCCGTGACGTTGGTGGCGTTCCTGGGGATTGGCTCGTTCATGATGGCCGCGTTCGGGGCGCCGCCTCGTAAGGACGGCTACCTGGACCTTGACGGGTACAAGGCCTCGCGAACAGGCACGTGGTCCATGGTCGTGTGGGGTTTGGGTGCGCTGGCTCTAGTACCGCTGTACTTATCGGATGTGTCTGGCCAGCCGCTGTCGGTCGCGGTGGATCCCACTTTCTGGGAAACTGCCCTGTCCCAGGTCAGTGCCGCTCGCGTGTGGTTATGGGTCGCGGCGTTTGCCTTCGTTGTGGCCATTTTCTCTGCCACAACGCGCAAGTGGATTTGGCAGCCGGTTTATTTTGCCATCTCGATTCTTTCGCTCATTCCCCTCGGCTTGGAAGGGCACTCCGCCAGCGGTGGCAACCATGACTATGGTGTGAATTCCTTGTTGTGGCACCTCGTCCTCACGGCGGTGTGGGTTGGTGGTCTGATGGCCTTGGTTGCCCATGCTAAACGTCGGGGCGAGCACCTCGCTGTCATTGTGGAGCGTTATAGCTTTATCGCGTTGTGCGCAATCATCGGCATTGCTATCTCTGGGCTTATCAATGCGGCTATCCGCCTGAAATTCTCTGAGTGGTTCACCACTCAATATGGGCTGGTTATCACGGCGAAGGCTGTCCTTACAATTGTTTTGGCCTACTGTGGTTGGTTACATCGTCGCAAGGTTATTCCTTTACTTCAGGCTGCAGAGGCCAAGGGTGATCGCACATCTATTTCCGACGCCCAGCGCCGTCCCTTCATCCGCCTTGCCCTGGTTGAAGTGTTGATCATGGCTGCGACCATCGGGGTGGCAGTGTCCCTGTCCCGCATCCCACCTCCGATTGAGCTGCAGCTAGATCTCACTCCCCAAGACCTGTTGCTGGGCTTCCGTTTAGAGGAGCCGCCGAGCGTGGCGAATTACTTCACCATGTTCCGTTTGGATTTGGTGTTTGGCGTGGGGGCGTTGATCCTGCAGTGGATCTACACGTGGGCCTGGTTGTCTTTGAAAAAGCGTGGCATTGATTGGCCACTGTCCCGGTTGTTCTGGTGGACGTTAGGCAATGCGACTTTGTTCTGGGCTACGTCCTCGGGATTGGGCATGTACTCCATGGCGATGTTCTCCCCACACATGCTGCAGCACATGATTTTGTCGATGGCGGTTCCCGTGTTTTGGGTTTTGGGTGGGCCCATGACGTTGCTGCTGCGTGCGCTGCCACCGGCGGGACGCAACGGTGTGCCGGGGCCACGCGAGTGGCTGGTGGTGTTCATTAACAATCCCGTCTCGCGGTTCCTCACCAACCCCATTGTGGCCGGTATTCAGTTCGTGATCGGGTTCTACTACCTGTATTTGTCCTCCCTGTTCAACGTCATCGGCGACAATCACGGTGGCCACTTGTTCATGATGATTCACTTCATCATTTCCGGTTACATCTTTTACTGGGTGATCATCGGTGTGGATGCGGCGCCGCGCCAGCTCAGCCCATTCATTAAGATGTTGACGTTGTTTGCCGTCGTGGTATTCCACGCGTGGTTTGGTATCGCGATGATGCAAATGGCCACCCCTTTGAATCTGGAGTTCTACAAGCAACTGGACTTCCCATTCCCCGTGGATTTCGCGGAAGAACAGAATAAGGGCGGTGGAATTGCGTGGGCTCTGGGTGAGATCCCGTTGCTGGTGGTTACCGCTGCTCACGGTGTGCAGTGGATGCGCACCGATCGCAAGGAAGCCGCGCGCCATGACCGCCGTGAAGAGCGGACTGGTGGGGAAGAACTGGAGGCGTACAACGCCATGTTGCAGGGGCTTGCGGAGGGTCGTGGTGATTTTGGTAACGCGGAATACTACAGCGCGGACTACCACGATCAAGAAGTCCAGGGGGCTCTGCACACCAAGCGCCATCCTGCGAAGAAGCGCGGTCAGGTGGATAAGAACGAGTAG
- a CDS encoding sigma-70 family RNA polymerase sigma factor, translated as MKDSVEIESALLGRVSRGDKRAFEDLYRRLSGNVLGLAFYILNDRAAAEEVTQEVFVEIWRKAGDFDAGRGGAKSWVLRLTRSRAIDRLRSDRASQARDHRDFELNLANPGPASPADNAEAAAERAEIRQAIDDIGEPNRTAVILSYYQGLSHNEIAELNQIPLGTAKTRVRNGMKRLASLLSERGITQ; from the coding sequence GTGAAAGATTCGGTCGAGATTGAAAGCGCCCTCTTGGGGCGGGTCTCTCGGGGCGATAAACGCGCCTTCGAAGATCTCTACCGACGTCTGAGCGGCAATGTTTTAGGCCTCGCGTTTTACATCCTCAACGATCGCGCTGCAGCAGAAGAAGTCACCCAGGAAGTCTTCGTGGAGATTTGGCGCAAAGCTGGGGATTTTGATGCTGGTCGCGGAGGGGCTAAATCCTGGGTGCTCCGCCTCACCCGATCCCGGGCCATCGATCGATTGCGATCTGATCGAGCTTCCCAGGCAAGGGATCATCGCGATTTTGAGCTCAACCTAGCTAACCCCGGCCCCGCGTCTCCGGCCGATAACGCAGAAGCTGCAGCTGAGCGTGCGGAAATCCGGCAGGCAATCGATGATATCGGTGAGCCCAATCGCACCGCGGTCATCTTGTCCTACTATCAAGGCCTAAGTCATAACGAGATCGCCGAACTAAATCAGATTCCGCTGGGCACCGCGAAAACTCGCGTGCGTAACGGGATGAAGCGACTCGCCTCACTACTTTCCGAGAGGGGGATCACCCAGTGA
- a CDS encoding acyl-CoA thioesterase, translating into MPFILNKKTDTRWHTCHRELRWTDFDQYQHVNNAKYLEFAQDARMVFLKDVLLEMDIAVPPFFVRHTTIDYPRPLSPGESEVAVSSFFTSLGTRSCVMRQQIKDSLGRVASTIDTVMVGIDVMTGKSREWSEQDLKNMGLFLIPVSDDEESNSSETSARERNRTRPVEKANNAS; encoded by the coding sequence ATGCCTTTTATTCTGAATAAGAAGACCGATACTCGCTGGCATACGTGCCATCGGGAACTCCGTTGGACTGATTTTGATCAATACCAGCATGTTAATAACGCCAAGTATCTTGAATTCGCCCAAGATGCGCGCATGGTTTTTCTCAAGGACGTTCTGCTGGAGATGGATATTGCCGTTCCACCGTTCTTCGTTCGCCACACGACGATCGATTACCCCCGCCCGTTGTCTCCGGGTGAATCTGAGGTCGCAGTGAGCTCATTTTTCACCAGTCTGGGAACCCGTTCCTGCGTTATGCGCCAGCAGATCAAGGATTCGCTTGGCCGTGTTGCGTCCACGATTGATACCGTCATGGTGGGCATCGACGTGATGACCGGAAAATCTCGCGAGTGGTCGGAGCAGGACCTGAAGAACATGGGGTTGTTCTTAATTCCGGTTTCCGATGACGAGGAATCGAACTCCTCCGAAACCTCTGCTCGCGAACGCAATCGCACCCGTCCTGTGGAGAAGGCTAACAACGCTTCCTAA
- a CDS encoding cytochrome c biogenesis protein CcdA gives MDLVLVGLLGGLITGISPCILPVLPIVFTVVTSQGRKPVPVVAGIVLSFSVITLLGTSLLSALDLPHSTIRWVGIGMLVILGLSMMIPPLGDAIAKPFLAIPKPTFLQNKTKNKGGLAVGLALGAVYAPCAGPVLAAVTVAGATGEVGWPTVILTLSFAVGAAIPLLFFAMAGDKAGDKVSAVQRRTKGFSVVSGLITIALAVALAFDAPAALQRTLPDWSQGLQAKFNNDERVRDTVDSVRAAGGAGSTGGNLENCRASGNKGLQECGEAPELEGLTGWFNTDKPVDLKQSGTVKFVDFWAYACINCQRANKHVTALYDHYREAGLTVVGVHAPEYSFERDLENVKAAAREQGIHYPVAQDNDFKTWRNYHNQYWPAHYLVDGKGHVRSIHEGEGQYAETEHMVRELLKEANPDVQLPEPLNNEEVATVQDRNPETYLGYERAEYFANSKQEYRKGTRTFTAVPNLEFPNYTLEGEWTIGPDFIRAGKAAKLRLNYRAGLVQIVASGGEGAGQAGQSSGAAGGKSGRAGITVDGVQHNLPATPGTIDIAGKPGGEKREGVLEIDVAPGVVLHSMTFG, from the coding sequence ATGGACTTAGTGCTGGTCGGGCTGCTCGGAGGGTTGATCACAGGAATCTCGCCGTGCATTCTCCCTGTACTGCCCATTGTCTTTACAGTCGTGACCTCTCAAGGCCGTAAACCAGTGCCAGTGGTGGCCGGAATAGTGCTCAGCTTTTCCGTTATTACATTGCTGGGGACCAGTCTGCTTTCAGCCCTCGACCTCCCCCATTCCACCATCCGGTGGGTAGGTATCGGCATGCTGGTTATCTTGGGCTTGTCGATGATGATTCCTCCTTTGGGCGACGCCATCGCTAAACCTTTCCTCGCTATCCCCAAGCCCACGTTTTTGCAAAACAAAACGAAGAACAAAGGCGGTTTGGCCGTTGGACTAGCGCTAGGTGCTGTCTACGCACCATGTGCCGGACCAGTTCTCGCGGCAGTTACTGTTGCCGGCGCCACCGGTGAAGTGGGGTGGCCAACCGTCATCCTGACTTTGTCCTTCGCCGTGGGGGCTGCCATCCCCTTGCTGTTTTTCGCCATGGCAGGTGATAAAGCCGGTGATAAAGTTTCCGCGGTGCAGCGCCGGACCAAAGGGTTTTCCGTGGTTTCGGGCCTCATCACCATTGCCCTCGCAGTTGCCCTAGCTTTTGATGCACCGGCGGCATTGCAAAGGACGTTGCCCGACTGGTCCCAGGGACTGCAGGCCAAGTTCAATAATGACGAGCGCGTGCGGGACACGGTCGACTCAGTCCGAGCTGCAGGAGGCGCCGGGAGCACAGGCGGGAATTTGGAAAACTGCCGGGCGTCGGGAAATAAAGGCCTGCAAGAGTGCGGCGAGGCACCCGAGCTAGAAGGGCTAACCGGGTGGTTTAATACCGATAAGCCGGTTGATCTGAAGCAATCCGGCACCGTGAAGTTTGTGGACTTTTGGGCCTATGCGTGCATCAATTGCCAGCGTGCGAATAAGCATGTTACGGCGCTGTATGACCATTATCGCGAAGCCGGATTAACGGTCGTTGGAGTGCATGCGCCGGAATATAGTTTCGAAAGGGACCTAGAAAACGTCAAGGCTGCGGCACGCGAACAAGGAATCCACTATCCGGTCGCGCAGGATAACGACTTTAAGACGTGGCGGAATTACCACAATCAATACTGGCCAGCACATTACCTGGTGGATGGCAAAGGTCATGTTCGCTCCATTCACGAAGGTGAAGGCCAGTATGCGGAAACAGAGCACATGGTGCGAGAACTGCTGAAGGAAGCCAACCCCGATGTGCAGTTGCCGGAACCCCTCAATAACGAGGAAGTAGCTACCGTTCAAGATCGCAATCCCGAGACCTATCTGGGATATGAACGCGCCGAGTATTTCGCTAATTCGAAACAGGAATACCGCAAGGGAACACGCACTTTTACTGCAGTGCCAAACTTGGAGTTTCCCAACTACACATTGGAAGGGGAGTGGACTATCGGCCCCGATTTCATCCGAGCAGGTAAGGCTGCGAAATTACGATTGAATTACCGCGCCGGGTTGGTACAGATAGTGGCCTCTGGAGGGGAAGGGGCCGGCCAGGCAGGGCAATCGAGCGGAGCCGCGGGCGGGAAATCTGGACGCGCGGGGATCACCGTAGATGGAGTGCAACACAACTTGCCGGCCACGCCTGGCACGATCGATATCGCCGGAAAGCCTGGAGGGGAGAAGCGGGAAGGTGTGTTGGAGATCGATGTGGCCCCTGGAGTGGTGCTGCATTCGATGACGTTCGGGTAG
- the cmrA gene encoding mycolate reductase (Catalyzes the final step in mycolic acid biosynthesis.): MTSEHSLPSPRPGSYAVVTGASSGIGEALALELGRRGHDLVLVARSTGPMQAIADQLPERDVQIRSVDLSDATSRTELVSELQKLPVHIIINSAGIATFGDFADLDYGYERAQFELNATALFELTAAVIPGMVSRREGGIVNVGSAAGNMAIPGNATYVGTKALVNTYTESLHYELKKHGVKCTLLAPGPVREARKEEEKRTGVDRVTPDFVWTTYEDCAVETLDALAANKLRVVPGPLSKIMNTLSTYIPRKLSAPVMAKLYAKMAQEVAKEQASKAQNSK; encoded by the coding sequence ATGACGTCCGAGCACTCACTTCCCTCACCACGCCCTGGCAGCTACGCGGTTGTCACCGGCGCGTCCTCGGGAATCGGTGAAGCCTTGGCTTTGGAACTGGGACGTCGAGGCCATGATCTTGTACTCGTTGCTCGCTCCACCGGCCCCATGCAGGCAATCGCCGACCAACTGCCGGAACGCGATGTACAAATTCGCTCCGTTGATCTTTCCGACGCCACAAGCCGCACCGAACTCGTTAGCGAACTGCAGAAGCTTCCAGTGCACATCATTATCAACTCCGCGGGCATCGCAACCTTCGGCGATTTCGCGGATCTTGACTACGGTTACGAGCGCGCTCAGTTTGAACTCAACGCCACTGCACTTTTCGAATTGACCGCAGCGGTCATTCCGGGCATGGTCAGCCGCCGGGAAGGTGGGATCGTCAACGTTGGATCAGCCGCTGGCAACATGGCAATTCCCGGTAATGCCACGTACGTGGGTACCAAGGCCCTGGTGAACACCTACACCGAATCTCTTCACTACGAGTTGAAGAAACATGGTGTGAAGTGCACGTTGTTGGCACCAGGACCAGTACGTGAGGCGCGCAAAGAAGAAGAAAAGCGCACGGGTGTAGATCGGGTCACTCCTGATTTCGTATGGACAACCTACGAGGATTGCGCGGTAGAAACCCTCGACGCTCTCGCTGCGAATAAATTGCGTGTCGTCCCTGGGCCGCTGTCCAAGATCATGAACACCTTGTCTACCTATATCCCGCGCAAGCTAAGCGCACCGGTCATGGCCAAGTTATACGCCAAGATGGCCCAAGAGGTAGCCAAGGAACAAGCCTCCAAAGCCCAGAATTCCAAGTAG